From a region of the Triticum aestivum cultivar Chinese Spring chromosome 7D, IWGSC CS RefSeq v2.1, whole genome shotgun sequence genome:
- the LOC123169605 gene encoding GDSL esterase/lipase At5g45910-like — protein MARRITSAIAAAGLLLLGASCVFLLAAADGDGGAMRYNAMFNFGDSLSDTGNLCVNKSAAEELLLTFANPPYGMTYFGHPTCRCSDGRLVVDFLAQSLGLPFLPPSKLPGADFRKGANMAIVGATALDFDFLKSIGLGYPIWNNGAINVQLQWFRDLLPRVCGGPQSCRPYLARSLFLLGSIGGNDYNAMLFFGFNVSRARSYAPNVVDNIAAALERLIELGAVDIVVPGTLPIGCVALYLTILPSRDKSDYDEHGCLKPLNDLVMYHNSLLQDRLNRARARHGPAARIMYADYYAYAMDMLRDPARFGFTTPVAACCGAGGGPYNFQLDARCGMKGATACGDPWRHESWDGVHPTEAVNRLVADGWLKGPYCHPPILQ, from the coding sequence ATGGCTCGGCGAATCACTAGCGCCATTGCCgccgctggcctcctcctcctcggcgccaGCTGCGTCTTCCTGCTCGCGGCCGCGGACGGAGACGGCGGGGCAATGCGGTACAACGCCATGTTCAACTTCGGCGACTCGCTGTCGGACACGGGCAACCTGTGCGTGAACAAGTCGGCGGCGGAGGAGCTCCTGCTCACCTTCGCCAACCCGCCCTACGGCATGACCTACTTCGGCCACCCCACATGCCGCTGCTCCGACGGCCGGCTCGTCGTGGACTTCCTCGCGCAGTCCCTCggcctccctttccttcccccgtCCAAGCTCCCCGGCGCCGACTTCCGGAAGGGCGCCAACATGGCCATCGTGGGCGCCACGGCGCTGGACTTCGACTTCCTCAAGTCCATCGGCCTCGGCTACCCGATCTGGAACAACGGCGCCATCAACGTGCAGCTTCAGTGGTTCCGCGACCTCCTCCCGCGCGTCTGCGGCGGGCCGCAGAGCTGCAGGCCCTACCTCGCCAGGTCCCTCTTCCTCCTCGGCTCCATCGGCGGCAACGACTACAACGCCATGCTCTTCTTCGGCTTCAACGTCAGCCGGGCCAGAAGCTACGCCCCCAACGTCGTCGACAacatcgccgccgccctcgagAGGCTGATCGAGCTGGGTGCGGTGGACATCGTGGTGCCGGGGACGCTGCCCATAGGGTGCGTCGCGCTCTACCTCACCATACTGCCGAGCCGCGACAAGTCGGACTACGACGAGCATGGCTGCCTCAAGCCGCTCAACGACCTCGTCATGTACCACAACTCGCTGCTCCAGGACAGGCTGAACCGCGCCCGCGCCAGGCACGGGCCGGCGGCGAGGATCATGTACGCGGACTACTACGCCTACGCCATGGACATGCTCCGCGACCCGGCGCGCTTCGGCTTCACCACGCCCGTCGCGGCCTgctgcggcgcgggcggcggcccgTACAACTTCCAGTTGGACGCACGGTGCGGGATGAAGGGCGCCACTGCGTGCGGCGACCCGTGGAGGCACGAGTCCTGGGACGGCGTGCACCCGACGGAGGCGGTGAACAGGCTCGTCGCCGACGGGTGGCTCAAGGGACCATACTGCCACCCTCCCATCCTGCAGTAA